Below is a window of Gilliamella sp. ESL0405 DNA.
CATGAAGGTGGCACTGATAGGCAATCCTAATAGCGGTAAAACCACACTATTTAATTTACTCACCGGCGCCAAACAGCGAGTAGGTAATTGGCCTGGGGTCACTGTTGAGCGTAAAAGTGGGATATTAACGATTGAAAATCAACAATATGAGATTATTGATCTTCCCGGTACTTATTCGATTGAAACTGATCCACAGCGTGTTTCGCAAGATGAGTTAATCGCCCGTGAATTTGTATTAACAAATCAAGACAGTGTGATCGTTAATATTATTGATGTAACAAATTTGCAGCGTAGTTTATATCTCACCATGCAGCTAATAGATTTACAAGTTCCTATGTTGGTTGTGCTTAATATGACCGATGCGCTTAAGGCTATGGGTGAGTCAATTAATATTGGAAAATTATCAGATTTGCTGGGCTGTCCGGTTGTGGCTATCTCATCGAAACGTAAAACGGGTATTGATTTACTTCATTCACTCATAAAAAAAATGGTTAACACCCGACAAGTGGCAAAACCAACGATCGATACGTTAGGTGACGAGCAACATAGCATTATCAACCGTTTTATTAGTCAATTACCCGATAAGAGTATTGTGCACCAGTTTAATCGCTGGCAACTTATCGATGCGTTATTAGATAGTGCGCATTATGCGTTAAATGATTATGAAAATGAAAAGCTTGAAAACTGCCGACATTCACTATCAGCATGGTGCGATAATCAAATCGATGTGGCGTTAGCCAGTGCTCGTTATGAAACTATCGATTGGTTATGTAAATCCGTGATTGATAAACCGCGGGAGCTAAGTATCAGCTTTACTGAAAAACTCGATAAATGGGTTTTAGGGCGACTAAGTGGCATTCCGTTTTTTCTCTTTGCGATGTACGCCATGTTTTTTGTTGCGATCAATTTTGGCTCCGTGTTTATCGACTTTTTCGAAGGGGTATTTACAACAATCTTTGTTGGTGGCGTCTCTTATTTACTCCACTCAATTAATGCTCCGTTGTGGTTAAATGTGCTATTGGCTGACGGTATTGGTACCGGCATTACCACTGTCTCGACCTTTGTGCCGGTTATTGCTGCCATGTTTTTTGTCCTCTCTTTTTTAGAAGACAGTGGTTATTTAGCTCGCGCCGCATTGATTGTCGATCGGGCTATGCGAGCTATCGGGTTACCGGGTAAAGCTTTTGTACCGATGTTAGTTGGCTTTGGCTGTGGTGTACCGGCCATTATGGGCACACGAACGCTGGAAAGCACTCGTGACCGCATTATGTCAATTTGCATGATCCCTTTTATGTCCTGTGGTGCTCGTTTACCGGTTTATACCCTGTTTGCTGTTATCTTTTTTCCGCATTATGCATCAACCGTGGTATTTATTTTATATTTACTGGGCATTGTGGTAGCGATTATTACGGGATTTATTCTAAAAATTACTTTATTAAAAGGCGAATTAACCCCTTTTATTATGGAAATGCCGGTCTATCGAATACCCACCTTAAGCAGTATGCTGAAATTAACCTGGCAACGCCTTAAGGGGTTTATGGTGCGGGCTGGTAAAGCGATTGTGATTATGGTTACGGTGCTTAGCGTGCTCAATTCATGGGGGACAGATAACGCATTTGGTCATCAAAATTCTGATAATTCGGTGCTATCACTAATCGGTAAAAAGGTCACACCGGTATTTGAACCTATGGGGATTGATAAGCAAAACTGGCCGGCAACTGTGGGTATTTTTACCGGGGTATTTGCTAAAGAAGCTGTTATTGCAACACTCAATTCACTCTATTCAATGGATAGTGAGGATAGCGATGTCGACCAATATGACTTTGTTGGTGGCATTAAATCGGCTGTGGCAACAATACCGGAAAATTTGAGCCATTTGTCTGATGCACTTGTCGATCCGTTAGGACTGACAACGGTAGATCAAGATCTGGAGAGTATTGAAAATAATTTAGATGTCAATTTGCAAACCGTTTCAAAAATCAAATTGTCATTTGTCAGCGCAACTTCAGCAATGGCTTATCTCATTTTTATTTTACTTTATACCCCTTGTGCCGCTGCGTTAGGGGCGGTTTATCGTGAAGCGGGTAGCAAATGGATGCTGTTTATTGCAAGTTGGACATTTATTATTGGGTGGTTGATTGCGACCATGTTTTATCAATGTACTTTGTTAGGGCAAACCAATTCTGCCATTTACTGGTTGATTGGTTGTGGTTTATTTATCGGCATTTTATTGGCGTGCTTGCGTAAGTTAGGTCAGTTAGCGCTATTTAATCATTTGGCATTACCAAAATGCCCGACAACAAAAGATACCGGTTGTTGTAACTAGTTTTCTCAAATTAATGTCATAAAAGGGAGCGCAATAATTAAGATATTGCGCTTTAAGTAAGTATGTTAATAACCTCAATTCGTGATTATGTTCAGTTAAAAGGGCGGGTGAGCTTGCAAGATATTGCCCGTCATTTTCGCTTACCGGAAAGCGCGGTAAGCCAAATGCTCAGCTTTTGGGTCAATAAAGGTATCATCAGTGTTATGACCAACGAAACTAACACAGTCTGTCAATCAACCAAATGTAGCACTTGTGTCGGGTGTGATTTACTATCCCAACCGATTTATAGCTGGATTCTACCGCCAGCAAGCTAACGGATATTGCGACAATCGATTGCGCTTGATTTATATCAGTTCAATCTATTAGCTTATCATTGCTCAATAACCAAACATTGTTTTTACCCTAATCATTACGCTTGTCTCTTTTAATCAAATGTTTTGTGTTGTAACCTTTGAATAATTCTTGTCAAGAAGTTTCAGAAAATACCTACGTTTAAGTATAAAATCATTTTTTATGTATAAAATGGCGGTTTGTTTCCTTAAAAAAAAATTCTATTTTCGAGACTTATGTCACATAACTGAATTTATTTATATCGAAAAATAACAAATGATATTAATATGAACTTATGTTCATTTTTCGTGATTTAAGGAGTGGGAATTAATATGAAAACTATCGCAATCGGCGCGGATGATGCCGCTTTTGAGTTCAGAAATAGTATTGTTGAATATTTGACTAAACAAGGGATTGAAACGGTTGATTATAGCAGTGATAAACAGCCAACAAATCCTTTATATCCCGATGTGGCTAATGCTGTTGCTTGTTCAATAAAAGAGGGTAAGCATGAACGTGGGATTTTAATTTGTGGTACAGGGATTGGGGTTGCGATCGCCGCCAATAAAGTACCGGGAATTCGAGCCGCTCAGTGCCATGATGTCTTTTCTGCTGAACGAGCAAGAAAGAGTAACAATGCCCAGATTATGACCATGGGTGCCAGAGTCATTGGCGTTGAACTGGCCAAAAAACTGGTACAAGCATGGCTAGAATCAGAGTTTGAGGGCGGGGGTTCAACACCTAAAGTTGAACGTATTAATTATTATGATGAATTATATAGCAAATAACCTTGAATAACTGTTTTATTCAATAATTATGCCGCCAAAACTAGGAGAATAATATCACTCAACGTTGATATTAGCCGTTGTTTTCAATCTGTTTTTAATCGTTTTTTGTTGTAAAATGGCGGCATAATTAACGGCTTGAACAGTCGTTTTATTATAGAAAAAATGCTATTATAATCGTGTTTAACACCTAAAGTTCTAGAGGATACAGAAGTATGAGTCAATTAGATGAATTTAAAAAACTAACCGTCGTTGTGGCCGATACCGGTGATATCGATTCGATTAAACAGTTTTCCCCAGAAGATGCAACTACCAATCCTTCTTTAGTTCTCAAAGCCGCTCAACTTCCTCAATACCGTTATCTAATTGATTCAGCTATTGAAACCGCCAAAAAGATCGGTGGAAGCAAACAACAACAATTAATTAATGCTTGTGATCAAGTCGCTGTTAATATTGGTGCGGAAATTTTAAAAATCGTTCCCGGACGCATTTCAACCGAAGTTGATGCGCGTTTATCATTTGATAAGCAAGGCTGTATTGATAAAGCCCGTCGTCTTATCGAACTTTATCAAGAGAAAGGCATTGATAAATCCAGAATCTTAATCAAAATCGCTTCAACGTGGGAAGGTATTAAAGCTGCGGAAGTTTTAGAAAAAGAAGGCATTAACTGTAACTTAACGTTGTTATTCTCATTTGCCCAAGCACGAGCTTGTGCCGAAGTGAATGCTTTTTTAATTTCTCCTTTTGTTGGTCGCATTTATGATTGGTATCAAGCTAAAAAACCTATCGACCCTTATATTGCTGATGAAGATCCGGGTGTGGTTTCAGTTCGTAATATCTATAATTATTACAAACAACATGGCTATAAAACGATTGTTATGGGAGCAAGTTTCCGTAAAGTGGATCAAATCTTAGCGCTAGCGGGCTGTGACAGACTAACAATTTCACCTAATTTACTGGCCGAAATGCAACAATCTGATGCGCCGGTGGTTCAAAAACTTAACCCGAATCAACCTATCGTTGCTCGCCCTGAATTAATGAGCGAAGCAGAGTTTAGATGGCAACACAATAGCGATGCAATGGCGGTTGAAAAACTGGCTGAAGGTATCCGTGCTTTTGCCGTTGACCAAGGTAAATTAGAACAAATGATTGGTGAACTTTTATAACAATTGGGGAGCTTGCTCCCCTTTAATTTTCTTTTTCTTTCGTTAATTTGATTAACGAATCTGCACAGTCAACTACTGTAGCGGCAATAACGAATATTAATTAAATTTTTTTGGAGATCATGAACATGAATGCAACGACACTATCTCACCGCGAACTGGCGAATGCGATAAGGGCATTAAGCATGGATGGCGTACAAAAAGCGAAATCCGGCCACCCAGGCGCACCTATGGGAATGGCGGATATGGCTGAAGTACTATGGCGAGGATTCTTAAAACACAATCCAACAAACCCAAACTGGGCTGATCGTGACCGCTTTGTTTTATCAAATGGCCATGCGTCTATGTTGATTTATAGTCTATTGCACTTAACCGGTTATAACGTCACTCTCGACGATTTAATTAACTTCCGTCAATTAAATGCAAAAACCGCAGGCCACCCCGAATATGGTCATGTGCCGGGTGTTGAAACGACAACCGGACCTTTAGGCCAAGGTATTGCTAACGCAGTGGGTATGGCGATTGCTGAGCGAACATTAGCGGCACAATTTAACAAACCCGGTCACACTATTGTAGACCACTTCACTTATGTGTTTATGGGTGACGGATGTATGATGGAAGGCATTTCTCATGAAGTGTGTTCACTAGCCGGTACCCTTAAATTAGGTAAACTTATCAGCTTCTATGATGATAATGGTATCTCAATTGACGGTGAAATCGACGGTTGGTTTACTGATGATACCGCTAAACGTTTTGAGGCTTATGGTTGGCATGTTATTCGTGGCATTGACGGTCACGATGCTAAAGCGATCAGTGTTGCCATTGAAGAGGCGCAAGCGGTCACCGATAAGCCGTCGCTTTTAATGTGTAAAACCGTTATCGGATTTGGCTCACCAAATAAAGCCGGTAGTCATGATAGTCATGGTGCGCCACTAGGTGAAGCTGAAATTGAAGCAACGCGTAAAGCACTGGGCTGGTCGTATGGCGCATTTGAAATTCCAAAAGCCTATTATGATGCATGGGATGCAAAAGCAAAAGGTAAACAAATTGAAGACGAATGGAATAGCCGTTTTGATGCTTATGCAAAAGCGTATCCGGAACTAGCCAAAGAGTTTAAACGTCGAGCCAATGGTGATTTACCAACTAACTGGCAACAAACAGCTAAAGATTTTATCGCTAAATTACAAGCAAATCCGGCGACGATTGCAACGCGTAAAGCATCACAAAATGCGATCGAAGCTTTTGCCCCTGTTCTTCCGGAATTTTTAGGCGGATCGGCTGACTTAGCACCGAGTAATTTAACCATGTGGTCAGGATCGAAAGAAATTTTAGCCAATCCGGATGGTAATTATATCCATTATGGTGTACGTGAATTTGGTATGTCAGCAATCATGAATGGTATTGCCCTTCATGGTGGATTTATCCCTTATGGTGCGACTTTCTTAATGTTTATGGAATACGCGCGTAATGCGATTCGTATGGCTGCATTAATGAAAATTCGTTCACTGTTTGTTTATACCCATGATTCTATCGGTTTGGGTGAAGATGGACCAACACATCAACCTGTTGAGCAAATGGCAAGTTTACGTGTTACACCAAATGTCAGCACATGGCGCCCATGTGATCAGGTTGAATCGGCTATTGCTTGGCAATATGCTGTTGAACGCAAAGATGGCCCAACAGCATTAATCTTCTCAAGACAAAATCTTAAACAACAAGATCGCACCGCTGAGCAATTAGCTAATGTTTATCGTGGTGGCTATATCTTAAATGATTGCGAAGGTACACCAGAATTAATTCTTATCGCTACCGGCTCTGAAGTTGAACTTGCGGTTGAAGCTTATCACCAATTAACGCAAGCAGGTCGAAAAGTGCGAGTTGTTTCCATGCCATGTACTGATGCGTTTGATAAACAAGATAGCGCTTATAAAGAATCAGTTTTACCTTCAACAGTAACTGCTCGTGTTGCTATTGAAGCAGGCATTAGTGACTACTGGTATAAATATGTGGGTCTGAATGGTAAAGTAGTGGGTATGACAACCTTTGGTGAGTCAGGCCCGGCAGAACAACTCTTTGAGAAATTTGGTTTCACTGTTAAAAACGTTGTTGAAAAAGCTTCCAGTTTATTGAAGTAAGACGTTTCTGACATTTAAAACGCTATGGTTAATCATTTAGCCATAGCGTTTTTTATTGATATCAAGATTAATAAACTAACCAATTAATACGGGTTAGGATCTTTTTTCAAATTATCAAACTGATAAAGTTTGTTGCTTTGCCAGTCTTTTATCTTAATATCGTTCTGTTCTGAAATATCCATTAATTCGTTTTGCATATAGTCGTGCTTAACATCTAACTCTATTCCTAACCAGTGGCTTAATAGATAGACAAACTGAAAGCCGGATATCGTTCTATTGATTCTTTGTTGTTGAGTGCGATTGGAATCAAAAAAGATTAAAGGCACTTGATAACTATTTTGATAACTCGCATTGTGTCTTAAGTCTTGATAATTATCAGTATGAGCAAGACCATGATCGGAAAAATAGACCAGCGCATAATCTTCATGATGTTTCTGTAAAGATTCAATCGTTGCTTTTATTAAATCGTCGGTTTCTTTAATACTACTGACGTAGCAGGAAATATTTTTATTATTCAGATTAAACTGTACATCAAACTCTAACCGTTTGCAAAAGTGGGGATGCGAGCCAATTAAGTGCATAACAATCAATCTTGGTCGAGTTTGTTCGGTCGATAAAATAGTGTCTAATTCGGGTAACAGCAAAGTATCATGTTTTCCACGGGAATTTTTACCATTGTATTCGCCTTTTTTGGTATAAAAACTATGTTTTGAGTAGGCGGCAATTCGAGGTACGGTAATTTCCATTTTACCTAATCGCCCTTGATTAGACAGCCAATAAGTTTCAAACCCCGCTGCATTTGCAATACTAATTATATTGTTATTTATTTGCGTGGTGACTTTTTTATCATCGATAAAAACTGATTGGCTAATAAAGTGAGGGATTGATGATTGTGTATTAGGCGCTGGTGCGATAAGTCCATCCCAAATGATACTGGCATTATGATTAGCAAAAGGCGTATTGTCATATTTAAAGCCATAAGCACTCATATAATCTTTGCGCACACTTTCACCAATCATTATCACGTAAGTTTTATGTTTTGGGCTGACCGAGTTAATCGGAATAGTATTTGCGTACTTAATCTGCTCAAGTTGCTCCTGCTTTTCAGTGGTATAGATTTTTATACTGGTATATAAATCTGTAAAAAATTCAAAAAAAGGATATTTGAAATTATCAATCACAAATGTAGCGGGCAAATTAGCATTGCTTTTACATAATATTTTAACCGGTTTATAAAGACAGACTGCCAGAGCAAAGAGAATAAAATATTTGTTATTAATCTTCGGAAATTGAAGTTTGGTAAATGTGAAGATAAAAACTAAGATTAAAAATATTGGCGCAACAAGTAATAGTGGGGGTAATTGGCTGAAGTATTCACTCGATTCATCTAAATTTGTTTCCAAAAGCGCACTGATAACCGCAACATTCGGCGAACCATAATAATAAGAGGTTGGAAAGTAGATCGCAGCTAAAATAAATAGAAAACCAAAAATAAATTTGCCTGGCGTAAAGTGAGCAAAAAATATCAATGAAAAATAAGTGAGTAAAATGCGATCAACTCTTAAAGGATACCCTAACAAATATACCAATAAAGCTGAAAGGACAATACAAACTAGGTGGGGAAAAATAGTTTTTTTAAATAACATTACAATTTATTAAATAATTTACAGAATTTCAAAAAAATACATTATATAAATAATCGAACTTTACGCAATTATTAGTTGTAAAAGTCAGTTTAGCTGAAAGGTTTATTGTTGGTTTTCAACCGATGATCCACCAATTTATTAAGTTGTGTATGGCAAGATAATAGGTATAGAGCGATGATAGTATTGAAAAGAAAATAGAGAACATAGCCTTAAAACTGAGAAATGCATTTTTATTCAGCTTAAGGCTATTATGGGCTTATTTTGAAGCCCGTTTTAAAATCAATTCGGTTGGTTGTTTTTGTAGATAGATCATTCTGCCAATCAGGAGTACCGCAGCAACTGCCAGTCCGGAAATAATCCCAATCCAAAAACCGGCAGCCCCCAATGGCTGCATAACCAGATCGGTCAAAGCTAAAATATATCCAACTGGCAAGCCGACAACCCAATAAGAGAGCAGAGTAATAAAAAAGATGCTTTGGGTATCTTTATAACCACGAAGCACATTACTGGCTACCACTTGCAAATAATCAGAAGCTTGATAAATGGCTAATAAAATAATCAGGTGCATACAAATAGCAATAACCGCCGTCTCTTTGGTAAACAATTCGATAATTGGCGTTCTGAAGATCACCAAAATCAGTGCCACAACAACGGCTATCGCAAATGAAATTGCCAGACTGATATAAGCGGTTTGTTTGGCTAATGAAGGCTTTTGTTTACCCAGTAAATATCCAACACGAATACTGGTTGCAACCCCAAGTGATAAAGGGATAGCAAAAGTTAAACTGCTGATTGTGAAGATAATTTGATGAGCAGCTACCGTTATTTGTCCGAGTGGGGCAATTAACAGGGCGATAACCGCAAACAAGCTCATTTCAAAGAAATACGCCAATGCCAACGGCGTGCCCAGCACAATCACTTTTTTGATGATCGCAAAGTCGACCAGTTTAGTGACAGGCGTGTTACGAATATCCTTTTGGCTTGCTGTGGTTAAAGTATAAAGGCGCATTAAAATAAACATCAACCAAAAGATAATTGCCGCCGTGATACCGCATCCAACACCACCAAAAGCCGGCAAACCTAGCTTGCCGTAAATTAAAATGTAGTTGATTGGAATATTAGCAAGCAAAGCAATAAAGATTATCACCATTGCCGGTTTAGTATTGGATAGCCCTTCGCACTGATTACGATAGACTAAAAACAGCAAGAATGCAGGAACGCCCCACATTATGGCGCGTAAAAATGAGACAGCAACCTCGACCATTTGCGGATCAATAGGGTGCTCAGCTGAGCTTCTTAAGCTGATGATTTTATCGGAATGATATAAAATCAGCATCATCATTACCGACAAAATCAGTGCAATAACCACACCTTGACGGGTGTGGTCAGCGACCAAATTACGCTTAGCAGCACCATTTAAGTTTGAAATGATAGGGGTTAAAACGGTGAGCAACCCTTGCCCAAATAAGATTGTCGGCAGCCAAATAGAGACAGCAATGGCGACGCCAGATAGCGCCGTTTTACTATAGTTGCCAGCCATAATGGTATCAACAAACGTAATGGCGGTTTGTGATATTTGGGCAATCATTACCGGTATTGCAAGTGTAATGATATGTTTAATTTCGTGTCGATAATGTAGCTTCATTTGATTTGTTTACTGTTTAACAGTTCCCCATAGATCATATTCATCAGAGTGTTCAATTTCAACTTGAACAATATCGCCCACTTTAACACTATTTTCATCATTAAGATAAACAACACCGTCAATTTCGGGTGCATCTGCCATACTGCGACCAATGGCACCTTCGGCATCCACTTCATCAATGATAACTGATAATGTTTGACCAACTTTATTACGAAGTTTTTTGCTTGAGATAGTTTGTTGTAATTGCATAAAGCGATGAAAACGCTCTTGTTTGATCGCTTCCGGAATCTGATTTGCGAGCGCATTGGCTTGTGCGCCTTCAACCGGACTATAAGGAAAGCAACCCACTCGATCAAGTTCGGCTTTAGTTAAAAAGTCGAGCAGTAACTCAAAGTCTTGCTCGGTTTCACCCGGATAACCGACAATAAAGGTTGAACGTAATGTTATATCGGGGCAAATATCTCGCCATTTATGTATTCGTTCAAGCGTTCGGTCAATGGTTCCCGGTCGTTTCATCGATTTTAAAACGGTTGGGCTGGCATGTTGCAGTGGTACATCTAAATAAGGCAAGATTTTACCTTCAGCCATTAACGGGATTAAATTATCGACGCTAGGGTAAGGATACATGTAATGCAGTCTCACCCAAATGCCTAACGTAGCTAACTGCTCACACAAAGTTTGGATATCGGTTTTCAAAGGCATGCCGTTCCAAAAATTGGTGCGATTTTTAATATCAACTCCATAAGCTGAAGTATCTTGAGCAATAACCAATAACTCTTTTACGCCGCTTTCAGCTAATCTTTTTGCCTCATCAAGCACATTTCCAATTGGTCTACTGACCATTTCGCCCCGCAATGAAGGAATAATACAAAAGGTGCAGCTATGATTACAGCCTTCAGATATTTTTAAATAGGCATAATGTTTTGGTGTCAATTTAACACCTTGCTCCGGCACTAAGCTGGTAAACGGATTATAAGCCGGTTTTGGTGCATATTTATTGACATGAGTCAGTACCGCTTCATAGCTGTGCGGACCAGATATTTCCAACACTTTCGGATGAACATTACGTATTTGATCTTCTTTCGCACCAAGACAGCCGGTCACAATGACTTTACCATTTTCATTTAATGCTTCGCCGATCGCTTCTAACGATTCTTGTACAGCGCTATCGATAAAGCCACAGGTATTGACGATCACTAAATCGGCATTATCGTAACTGGGTACCACACGATAACCTTGCGTGCGCAATTCGGTTAAAATTCGCTCTGAGTCAACTAAATTTTTAGGACAACCAAGGCTCACAAATCCAATAGTAGGGGATGACATATTCATAGTATTTATAATAGTGTTAAATATTTAAGGGGTATAAAGTTGAGAATTAATAAACTTTTACTGCTTAATGTTGATTATTAAAAAAACGACGGCATTTTATCACATTTGAATTTTGTTGAAACAGCGATTTTTGATTTGCTTTTATTTGTTAACAATTTTCAGTTGATTTGATTGTTATATTGTGCAAGCAAATAACAATCAATCACCAATTTAGATGAATGTAATCAGTCAATCTTGTTTGAGGATAATAACAAGGCCCTCACGTACGTGAGGGCAGGTGGAGTTAGGATAAGATACAAACTGCAATCATCATGCTTTTATATAAGATTTATTTTAGCCCATTGATAACTTCGTCAATTTGGCGCTCTAAACTTTCTGCACCGCCACCGGATAGGTACCAAAGATCAGGTGTTAAATAAACAACTTGTGTTTTGCTATTTTTTAGCACTTTTGAATCGAAAAAGTTCTCTTTCATCGCTGTATTACCAATTGCTTTACTGCGATCGACAACGTAAATAATGTCAGGTTTAACCGATTTTATATAGTTATTATCAATAAATACTGGTTTAGGTTTTTCGCCAATTTGTGTGATTTTGTTACTTTCCACAGGAACAGCACGTTTAACGTTTAACACATCATGAATAAGGGCTGCGCTTGAACTGTTATTAATAAGAATTACTTTTCCGTCATTATGGATAGCAACAATGGCTTTTTTATGGCTATTATGACTGATTGCTTGCGCTTGTTGAAGTTTAACATCCAGCGACTCGATGATCGCTTTACCTTTACTTTCTGTACCGGTGATAGAGGCTAAAGCATAGATATGATTTCGGGTGGAATCATAGTAATTTTTGGCATTAACACTTAAATTCAGAACAGGGGCAATTTGTCTTAATTGGGCATCTTTACTGGCTTGTCGACCGTCAATAATAATTAAATCGGGTTTAAGGTTTTTTATTGCGTCTATATTGGGTTCTTTCATATTGCCGGTATCAGCAATACCATTATTATTATATTTTTGTAGATAAGAAGGGATCACCGATTGTGGTACAGCGGTAACTATTGAGCCTTTACCTAATGCATCTAAAGTATCAAGAGCACCATAATTCATAACCACCACTTTTTTAGGTGATTTAGGCACTTCAATACTATTATTATCAACTACCACATTCATTTTTGAGGTTGATTGGCAACCTGTAAGACCTAAAATCACAGCAGCTAGCGTGCTTAAAAGTAGTTTTTTATTTCTGTTCATGATAATTTCCTTTCTGCAAATAAAAATGATAACCATTATTATTTAAAAAATTGCTCTTTGTCTACTAATAAATAATTTTTATTAAAGATATTGATAATTATTCTCATCTACTGTAGTGTTACCTGAGGGGAAGTCTAAAATATCATTATAAATAATGGGGTTATAAAAAATGGAGATAAAGCGAAAATTGAAGTTAGCGACTCACGTCATTAACACTAGCCTTTTATTATTGTCAAGTGCTGCTATGGCCGACACCAATTCTGAAACTGAAACTATGGTCGTTACAGCTTCGGGATTTGCTCAACAAGTCAAGGAAGCGCCAGCCACGATATCGGTTATTACACCAGAAGAGATCAGCAACAAACCTTATCGAGATGTAACAGATGCCT
It encodes the following:
- a CDS encoding MATE family efflux transporter, with translation MKLHYRHEIKHIITLAIPVMIAQISQTAITFVDTIMAGNYSKTALSGVAIAVSIWLPTILFGQGLLTVLTPIISNLNGAAKRNLVADHTRQGVVIALILSVMMMLILYHSDKIISLRSSAEHPIDPQMVEVAVSFLRAIMWGVPAFLLFLVYRNQCEGLSNTKPAMVIIFIALLANIPINYILIYGKLGLPAFGGVGCGITAAIIFWLMFILMRLYTLTTASQKDIRNTPVTKLVDFAIIKKVIVLGTPLALAYFFEMSLFAVIALLIAPLGQITVAAHQIIFTISSLTFAIPLSLGVATSIRVGYLLGKQKPSLAKQTAYISLAISFAIAVVVALILVIFRTPIIELFTKETAVIAICMHLIILLAIYQASDYLQVVASNVLRGYKDTQSIFFITLLSYWVVGLPVGYILALTDLVMQPLGAAGFWIGIISGLAVAAVLLIGRMIYLQKQPTELILKRASK
- the rimO gene encoding 30S ribosomal protein S12 methylthiotransferase RimO gives rise to the protein MSSPTIGFVSLGCPKNLVDSERILTELRTQGYRVVPSYDNADLVIVNTCGFIDSAVQESLEAIGEALNENGKVIVTGCLGAKEDQIRNVHPKVLEISGPHSYEAVLTHVNKYAPKPAYNPFTSLVPEQGVKLTPKHYAYLKISEGCNHSCTFCIIPSLRGEMVSRPIGNVLDEAKRLAESGVKELLVIAQDTSAYGVDIKNRTNFWNGMPLKTDIQTLCEQLATLGIWVRLHYMYPYPSVDNLIPLMAEGKILPYLDVPLQHASPTVLKSMKRPGTIDRTLERIHKWRDICPDITLRSTFIVGYPGETEQDFELLLDFLTKAELDRVGCFPYSPVEGAQANALANQIPEAIKQERFHRFMQLQQTISSKKLRNKVGQTLSVIIDEVDAEGAIGRSMADAPEIDGVVYLNDENSVKVGDIVQVEIEHSDEYDLWGTVKQ
- a CDS encoding siderophore ABC transporter substrate-binding protein, with product MNRNKKLLLSTLAAVILGLTGCQSTSKMNVVVDNNSIEVPKSPKKVVVMNYGALDTLDALGKGSIVTAVPQSVIPSYLQKYNNNGIADTGNMKEPNIDAIKNLKPDLIIIDGRQASKDAQLRQIAPVLNLSVNAKNYYDSTRNHIYALASITGTESKGKAIIESLDVKLQQAQAISHNSHKKAIVAIHNDGKVILINNSSSAALIHDVLNVKRAVPVESNKITQIGEKPKPVFIDNNYIKSVKPDIIYVVDRSKAIGNTAMKENFFDSKVLKNSKTQVVYLTPDLWYLSGGGAESLERQIDEVINGLK